The genomic DNA GCAAGGGGATTTTTCGTCCTGAATTGAACTGGTTCCGGGAAACTCTGGGCAGATTCAGACCGTTCTGCCGGTAAACCACCATGGTCAGTCCGCTGCAGTCAAATCCAGACTGTTCTGAGGTTCCTCCCCACCTGTAGGGGACACCGATAAACCCGTGGGCTGTTCGAACTATTTCACGCCTCAGCAGTTCGGTCTCAGCGGGGGGTATCCGGGCTGCAGCGTAGCTTTCAGGAACAACCACGAAATAATTCTGAATGGTTTTTGCAGACTGCAGCATTTTTGCTTCCTGGTGGGCCTGTTCAAGGGTGGGGTGGTTTCCAAAACGGACCTTGTACAGCCCGTCTGAGTCTTTGAAATAGTAGGCCTCCAGTCCCAGCTCTTCCAGCCTTGTCAT from Desulfonatronovibrio hydrogenovorans DSM 9292 includes the following:
- a CDS encoding C40 family peptidase, producing MNYSIQVGAFSVLDNAVRLMTRLEELGLEAYYFKDSDGLYKVRFGNHPTLEQAHQEAKMLQSAKTIQNYFVVVPESYAAARIPPAETELLRREIVRTAHGFIGVPYRWGGTSEQSGFDCSGLTMVVYRQNGLNLPRVSRNQFNSGRKIPLQSIGYGDLVFFATARPNQVSHVGIYIGQGRFIHAPATGRNVTIEHLSNPYFRSRFMGARTYL